One Verrucomicrobiota bacterium genomic region harbors:
- a CDS encoding YceI family protein has protein sequence MIRLALGITLISAFAASAQDLKEYKSKPGGDTKARVEGTSNIHDWWVESKMIAGSMKLDAAALAKGTPGKLQAELKVIIRVSSMHSSSGSSMDDVMYKQMEVENDPDFQRIVYILKELELKKAPGDLLAKGDLIIHGVTNTISMPVTLEKDSEDLIFSSTIDMKMTDFKIAPPCLNLLAMKIETGDKIKVIIRWRVTPMVK, from the coding sequence ATGATTCGTCTCGCTCTGGGAATAACGCTGATTTCCGCGTTTGCGGCTTCGGCTCAGGATCTCAAGGAATATAAATCCAAGCCGGGCGGGGATACCAAGGCCCGCGTGGAAGGCACTTCCAACATCCATGATTGGTGGGTGGAAAGTAAAATGATCGCCGGCAGCATGAAGCTCGATGCGGCCGCCCTGGCCAAGGGCACGCCCGGCAAGCTCCAGGCCGAGCTGAAGGTCATCATCCGCGTCAGTTCCATGCACAGCAGCAGTGGCTCGTCCATGGATGATGTGATGTACAAACAAATGGAGGTGGAGAATGATCCGGACTTTCAGCGGATCGTTTATATCCTAAAGGAGCTGGAGTTGAAGAAGGCCCCGGGCGATTTATTGGCCAAGGGCGACCTCATTATCCACGGGGTAACCAATACCATCAGCATGCCGGTGACTTTGGAAAAGGATAGCGAAGATTTGATTTTCTCCAGCACCATTGACATGAAGATGACGGATTTCAAAATCGCCCCGCCTTGCCTGAATTTGCTGGCGATGAAAATCGAAACTGGCGACAAGATCAAAGTGATCATCCGTTGGCGCGTGACGCCGATGGTCAAATAA
- a CDS encoding Hsp70 family protein: MSKIVGIDLGTTNSLVAMVDSGIPYVIAAPDGQRLTPSVVNIPGPNQDTIVGHPANRIRVLRPAETVYSVKRFMGRRGADISKEEMLVTYPVKGEGSGTVTMDIHGRAWTPEEISAEVLKKLKRDAEASLGEPITRAVITVPAYFNDAQRNATIKAGELAGLTVERIVNEPTAAALAYGLDKLKEKSKVAVYDLGGGTFDLSILELNAGVFQVLSTNGNTRLGGDDLDKRLIDFLVEKIKAAGGPDATRDLPMLSRIRETAEQTKIRLSSESEVEVALPFLTPAFSFNYKLTRAELERLTRDIIERTRAHCLRSLADAKLQANELDQVILVGGQTRMPLVRRLVSEWFGCVEFEETRGDIRLGDDYHVAKGPQLNTSQNPDEAVALGAAIQAEILSGGFKNVLLLDVTPLSLGIETFGGLMNVIIPRNTTIPVKAGEQFTTAVDNQRSMLIHVLQGERERANDNWSLGRFEIEFEPAPKGVPRVGVQFEIDANGILHVLARDLKTGHQKIVQMKSAVDVDDAEVQKMVEESVEHAFDDLRARQWIEAKIRAGETIMATRKGLAECAAELDAAYKQQVEDALTAVEAVLSAEDSRTKVGDPTKLKAANAALDEVTRRLADLMMDKAMEAMLRKKGLIS; this comes from the coding sequence ATGAGCAAAATTGTCGGCATAGATTTGGGTACCACCAATTCACTGGTGGCCATGGTGGATTCCGGGATTCCGTATGTCATTGCGGCCCCCGATGGCCAGCGCCTGACCCCCTCCGTGGTGAACATCCCCGGCCCCAACCAGGACACCATTGTTGGCCACCCCGCCAATCGCATCCGCGTGCTGCGCCCGGCGGAGACGGTTTATTCGGTCAAACGCTTCATGGGCCGACGCGGTGCCGACATCTCGAAGGAAGAGATGCTCGTTACCTACCCCGTCAAAGGTGAAGGCAGCGGCACGGTCACCATGGACATTCATGGCCGCGCCTGGACCCCCGAAGAGATTTCCGCCGAAGTGCTGAAGAAGCTGAAACGCGATGCCGAAGCCTCGCTGGGCGAACCGATCACCCGCGCCGTCATTACCGTTCCCGCCTATTTCAACGATGCCCAGCGCAACGCCACCATCAAAGCGGGCGAACTCGCCGGGCTGACCGTCGAACGCATCGTCAATGAACCCACCGCCGCCGCCCTGGCATACGGACTGGATAAACTGAAAGAAAAATCCAAGGTCGCCGTCTATGATCTCGGGGGCGGCACGTTCGATCTTTCCATCCTCGAACTCAACGCCGGCGTCTTCCAGGTGCTGTCCACCAACGGCAACACCCGCCTTGGGGGGGATGACCTCGATAAACGCCTCATTGATTTCCTCGTCGAAAAAATCAAAGCCGCCGGCGGCCCCGATGCCACGCGCGACCTGCCGATGCTCTCCCGCATTCGCGAGACCGCCGAGCAAACCAAGATCCGGCTTTCGTCCGAATCCGAGGTCGAAGTCGCCCTGCCCTTTCTTACGCCCGCTTTTAGCTTCAATTACAAGCTGACCCGCGCGGAACTGGAACGCCTCACCCGCGACATCATTGAGCGCACCCGCGCCCATTGCCTGCGCTCTCTGGCCGACGCCAAATTACAGGCGAACGAACTCGATCAAGTCATCCTGGTCGGCGGCCAGACCCGCATGCCGTTGGTCCGCCGCCTCGTTTCTGAATGGTTTGGCTGCGTCGAGTTCGAGGAGACTCGCGGCGACATCCGCTTGGGTGACGACTATCACGTCGCCAAAGGTCCCCAGCTCAACACCTCGCAAAATCCCGATGAAGCCGTTGCCCTCGGTGCGGCCATCCAGGCGGAAATCCTGAGTGGCGGCTTCAAAAACGTGCTTCTGCTCGATGTCACGCCCCTATCGCTCGGCATTGAAACCTTTGGCGGTTTGATGAATGTCATCATCCCGCGCAACACCACCATCCCGGTCAAGGCTGGCGAGCAATTCACCACCGCCGTGGACAACCAGCGTTCCATGCTCATCCATGTGTTACAGGGCGAGCGCGAACGAGCCAACGACAACTGGAGCCTTGGCCGCTTTGAAATTGAATTTGAGCCCGCCCCCAAGGGCGTGCCGCGTGTCGGCGTGCAGTTTGAAATAGATGCCAACGGCATCTTGCACGTCCTTGCCCGCGACCTGAAGACCGGTCACCAGAAAATCGTCCAGATGAAATCCGCCGTGGACGTGGACGATGCGGAAGTGCAGAAGATGGTCGAGGAATCCGTCGAGCACGCCTTTGACGACCTGCGCGCCCGCCAATGGATCGAAGCCAAAATCCGCGCTGGTGAAACCATCATGGCCACCCGCAAAGGTTTGGCCGAATGCGCCGCTGAATTGGACGCCGCCTATAAACAACAAGTCGAGGACGCCCTGACTGCCGTTGAAGCAGTGCTTTCCGCCGAAGATTCCCGCACCAAAGTGGGCGACCCCACCAAACTCAAGGCCGCGAACGCCGCGCTGGATGAAGTCACCCGCCGCCTGGCCGACCTGATGATGGACAAAGCCATGGAAGCCATGCTGCGCAAGAAGGGGTTGATTAGTTAA
- a CDS encoding acyl-CoA thioesterase, with protein sequence MTHEKTLVIRPEFLNHAGNLFGGYMMKWADEMAYTAASLAFPAGNFVTKLFGQFEFNSPVTQGDIIKIYCGVESLGQTSCKIRIWAQNARTKVEVFRTFAIMVNLRDGHKEPLPPSAGGQPILI encoded by the coding sequence ATGACGCATGAAAAAACCTTGGTGATCCGGCCTGAGTTCCTGAATCACGCCGGTAATTTATTTGGCGGCTACATGATGAAGTGGGCCGATGAAATGGCTTATACCGCCGCTTCCCTCGCCTTTCCGGCGGGCAACTTTGTCACCAAACTCTTTGGCCAATTCGAGTTTAATTCGCCCGTCACCCAGGGCGACATCATCAAGATTTATTGCGGGGTGGAAAGCTTAGGGCAGACCTCCTGCAAAATCCGCATCTGGGCGCAAAATGCCCGAACCAAGGTTGAAGTCTTCCGCACCTTTGCCATCATGGTCAACCTCCGGGATGGCCACAAGGAGCCGCTGCCGCCATCCGCCGGCGGTCAACCGATTCTGATTTAG
- a CDS encoding NADPH:quinone reductase — translation MKAAYIESVGPPENIRFGDLPKPQVTGAQVLVRVHAVSVNPVDTYIRSGLVPMPLPFPFIVGCDLAGVVEAVGPEARRFRPGDRVWGSNQGLLGRQGTFAEYAAVHEEFLYLLPASVKFETAAALALVGITAHLGLFRDAKLQRGETVFVHGGTGGVGSAVIQMAKAEGARVITTAGNPEKVALAHKLGAALTINYRTQDVEAEIRKFAPGGVQVWFETLREPDFDKTVRCLAPRGRMVLMAGREARPPFPVGPFYVKGCSLHGFAMFQATPQEQRHCAEDMSRWMAQGKLLSRIGRILPLAEAAAAHRLQEENTIHQAGTLAGKIVLKP, via the coding sequence ATGAAAGCTGCGTATATTGAAAGCGTTGGTCCCCCGGAGAATATTCGGTTCGGAGATCTGCCAAAACCACAGGTGACAGGCGCGCAAGTGCTCGTGCGCGTCCATGCGGTTTCCGTCAACCCCGTGGATACCTATATCCGCAGTGGCTTGGTGCCGATGCCCCTGCCCTTCCCATTTATCGTGGGTTGCGACCTGGCGGGCGTCGTCGAAGCAGTCGGTCCCGAAGCCCGCCGTTTCAGACCGGGTGACCGCGTCTGGGGCAGCAACCAGGGCTTGCTGGGCCGGCAAGGGACTTTTGCCGAATACGCCGCCGTCCATGAAGAGTTCCTCTATCTCCTGCCCGCCTCCGTCAAATTCGAGACCGCCGCCGCGCTCGCCCTGGTGGGCATCACCGCGCACCTTGGATTATTTCGCGATGCCAAGCTGCAACGTGGCGAAACCGTGTTCGTCCATGGCGGCACGGGTGGAGTCGGTTCCGCCGTCATCCAAATGGCCAAAGCCGAGGGCGCACGCGTCATCACCACGGCGGGCAATCCTGAAAAAGTCGCGCTGGCCCACAAACTAGGCGCGGCCCTGACCATCAATTACCGCACCCAGGATGTCGAAGCGGAAATTCGGAAGTTCGCCCCCGGCGGTGTCCAAGTCTGGTTTGAAACCTTGCGTGAACCGGATTTTGACAAGACCGTCCGCTGTCTCGCGCCACGCGGGCGCATGGTGCTGATGGCTGGACGCGAGGCGCGTCCGCCGTTCCCCGTCGGGCCGTTTTATGTCAAGGGTTGTTCGCTGCATGGGTTTGCCATGTTCCAAGCCACCCCGCAAGAACAGCGCCACTGCGCCGAGGATATGAGCCGGTGGATGGCCCAAGGCAAATTGCTATCGCGGATTGGCCGGATTCTGCCGCTGGCGGAGGCCGCTGCCGCCCATCGCTTACAGGAGGAGAACACCATCCACCAAGCCGGAACGCTGGCTGGCAAAATCGTTCTCAAACCTTGA
- the aspS gene encoding aspartate--tRNA ligase, producing MKRTHHCNELRLTHVGQTVILNGWVHSRRDLGGVNFIDIRDREGRTQTVFDPSMSPAAICEQASALRSECVIRVTGAVRQRPVGTSNSKIATGEVEIIASELEVLNMAEVLPFPVDDPETASKVNEELRLKHRYLDLRRPEMAKNLRLRHKIAMATRNYFDENGFLEVETPMLFKSTPEGAREFMVPCRINPGMFYALPQSPQQFKQILMVAGVERYFQLAKCFRDEDLRADRQPEFTQVDLEMSFIDREDIYALIEGLLKRVWKTALNQDIPTPFKRISFYEALNRWGIDKPDSRFGLELVDFTEEFRASTFKVFSGTIANGGVVKAINAKGLACATQGQIETMTEYAKSFGAKGLAFIKVEKGEWKSPIVKFFSQAEKDALTQKLGIEEGDLVLFAADQWLNACEILGKIRLYCAEVLKQQGKLTIPADRFNFMWVVDFPLLSFDKEMNRWYSSHHPFTAPVAEDIPLLKTEPKKVRGQHYDVVVNGVELGGGSIRIHQPDVQKTIFEEILQIPPDMTKARFGYMLEAFRYGAPPHGGIALGFDRLIAILCGTPSIRDVIAFPKTAKGTCLMTDSPGIAEPRQLRDLHLEVKVAKKE from the coding sequence ATGAAACGCACGCATCATTGCAACGAACTGCGCCTGACCCATGTCGGGCAGACTGTCATTTTAAACGGCTGGGTTCATTCCCGGCGCGACCTCGGCGGGGTCAACTTCATTGACATCCGCGATCGCGAGGGGCGCACGCAGACCGTGTTTGATCCCTCCATGTCGCCCGCCGCAATTTGCGAGCAGGCTTCCGCGTTGCGCAGCGAATGCGTCATCCGCGTGACGGGCGCGGTGCGCCAGCGCCCCGTCGGCACCAGCAATTCCAAGATCGCCACCGGCGAAGTCGAAATCATCGCCAGCGAGTTGGAAGTGCTGAACATGGCCGAGGTGCTGCCGTTCCCGGTGGACGACCCGGAAACCGCCTCCAAGGTGAACGAGGAACTCCGCCTCAAGCATCGCTACCTCGATTTGCGCCGACCGGAAATGGCCAAGAACCTGCGCCTGCGCCACAAAATCGCCATGGCCACGCGCAATTACTTCGATGAAAATGGTTTCCTCGAAGTGGAGACGCCCATGCTGTTCAAGTCCACCCCCGAGGGTGCCCGCGAATTCATGGTGCCCTGCCGCATCAACCCCGGCATGTTCTACGCTCTGCCGCAATCCCCGCAGCAGTTCAAACAGATTCTCATGGTGGCAGGCGTCGAGCGCTATTTCCAACTGGCCAAATGCTTCCGCGACGAAGATTTGCGCGCCGATCGCCAACCGGAATTCACCCAGGTGGACTTGGAAATGTCGTTCATTGATCGTGAGGACATTTACGCGCTTATCGAAGGCCTGCTCAAGCGCGTCTGGAAGACCGCGCTCAACCAGGATATTCCCACACCTTTCAAGCGCATCAGTTTTTACGAAGCCCTGAACCGTTGGGGCATTGACAAACCCGACTCCCGCTTCGGGCTTGAACTGGTGGATTTCACCGAGGAGTTCCGCGCCAGCACCTTCAAGGTGTTCAGCGGCACCATTGCCAACGGCGGCGTGGTCAAGGCCATCAATGCCAAGGGTCTGGCCTGCGCGACCCAGGGGCAGATCGAAACCATGACCGAGTACGCCAAGAGTTTTGGCGCCAAGGGTCTGGCGTTCATCAAGGTGGAGAAAGGCGAATGGAAATCCCCCATCGTCAAGTTCTTCAGCCAGGCGGAAAAGGACGCGCTTACGCAAAAGCTCGGCATCGAGGAAGGTGACCTGGTTCTCTTCGCCGCCGATCAATGGCTCAACGCCTGCGAAATTCTCGGCAAGATTCGCCTCTACTGCGCCGAGGTCCTCAAGCAACAGGGCAAACTTACCATCCCGGCCGATCGTTTCAACTTCATGTGGGTTGTGGATTTCCCGCTGCTGTCGTTCGACAAGGAAATGAATCGCTGGTACTCCAGCCATCATCCCTTTACCGCGCCAGTCGCGGAGGATATTCCGCTACTCAAAACCGAGCCCAAGAAGGTCCGCGGCCAGCACTACGATGTGGTGGTCAACGGCGTCGAACTGGGCGGCGGCAGCATCCGTATCCATCAGCCCGATGTGCAGAAAACCATCTTCGAAGAAATCCTGCAAATCCCACCGGACATGACCAAGGCCCGCTTTGGATACATGCTCGAGGCCTTCCGGTACGGCGCTCCGCCTCATGGCGGCATTGCCTTGGGCTTTGATCGCCTCATCGCCATCCTGTGCGGCACGCCCAGCATCCGCGACGTCATTGCCTTCCCCAAGACGGCCAAAGGCACCTGCCTGATGACCGATTCGCCCGGGATTGCCGAACCGCGCCAACTGCGCGATCTGCACCTCGAGGTGAAGGTGGCCAAGAAGGAATAG
- a CDS encoding arylsulfatase, with amino-acid sequence MTLNLVVLPTLVSAATAAKPNVVYILADDLGVGDVKCFNSEGKIATPNMDKLAAEGMKFIDCHSSSAVCTPTRYGILTGRYNWRSRLQSGVLNGFSPPLIEAGRLTVAELLRQNGYHTAAFGKWHLGMNFGAKGRAESTPDNADVADEAATRANTDYSKPIKNGPTAVGFDYYFGISASLDMPPFVYIENDRFTALPTTEKTWLRKGPAAADFEAIDVLPTLTKRVTTYLGQRAVEARNGKPFFVYMPLNSPHTPILPTAEWQGKSGLNAYGDFVMQTDWTVGQVMAALEQNGLADNTILVMTSDNGCSPAAKVDELTSKGHYPSMNYRGYKSDIWEGGHHVPFIIRWPGHIQAGSTSDQTICLVDLMGTCAEILGAKLPANAGEDSVSLLPALLGKADKPLHEAVVHHSIEGRFSIRQGKWKLELCAGSGGWSAPKEGPALKQGLPSVQLYDLSSDVGEQNNVQEKYPEVVERLTQLLKKYVADGRSTPGEPQKNTVEPNIFKSVAPAAAGGKKKKKQ; translated from the coding sequence ATGACGCTCAACCTTGTGGTCTTGCCAACGCTGGTCAGCGCGGCCACGGCGGCCAAGCCGAATGTGGTCTATATCTTGGCGGATGACTTGGGCGTGGGCGATGTGAAATGCTTCAACTCCGAGGGCAAGATCGCGACGCCCAACATGGATAAACTGGCGGCGGAGGGCATGAAGTTCATTGATTGTCATTCCTCTTCCGCTGTGTGTACGCCAACCCGATACGGCATTTTAACGGGCCGCTACAATTGGCGGAGCCGGTTGCAATCCGGAGTATTGAATGGGTTTTCTCCGCCGCTGATTGAGGCGGGGCGTTTGACGGTCGCCGAACTCCTGAGGCAAAACGGGTATCACACGGCGGCTTTTGGCAAGTGGCATCTTGGCATGAACTTTGGCGCGAAGGGCCGAGCCGAAAGCACACCGGACAACGCGGACGTTGCCGATGAAGCCGCGACCCGTGCAAATACAGACTATTCCAAACCGATCAAGAATGGCCCGACGGCGGTCGGGTTCGATTATTACTTCGGCATTTCCGCCTCGTTGGATATGCCGCCATTCGTCTATATCGAGAACGACCGGTTCACGGCGCTGCCCACCACGGAGAAAACCTGGCTTCGCAAAGGACCGGCAGCGGCGGATTTTGAAGCGATTGACGTGTTGCCCACGCTGACCAAACGGGTGACCACCTATTTGGGTCAGCGGGCGGTGGAGGCCAGGAACGGCAAGCCGTTTTTCGTCTATATGCCGTTGAATTCGCCGCATACACCCATCCTTCCCACCGCCGAGTGGCAGGGAAAAAGCGGACTGAACGCTTATGGCGATTTCGTGATGCAAACGGATTGGACGGTGGGCCAGGTGATGGCCGCGTTGGAGCAGAATGGTCTGGCGGACAACACCATTCTGGTCATGACCTCGGATAACGGATGTTCGCCGGCGGCCAAGGTGGATGAGTTGACCAGCAAAGGTCATTACCCCAGCATGAATTATCGCGGGTATAAGTCGGATATCTGGGAAGGCGGCCATCATGTGCCATTTATCATTCGCTGGCCGGGGCATATCCAGGCCGGCAGCACCTCGGATCAAACGATCTGCCTGGTGGACCTGATGGGCACGTGCGCGGAAATCCTAGGGGCTAAGTTGCCGGCGAATGCCGGGGAGGATAGTGTCAGCCTGCTGCCCGCACTGTTGGGCAAGGCGGATAAACCGTTGCACGAGGCCGTGGTGCATCATTCCATTGAAGGCCGATTCTCCATCCGGCAGGGCAAGTGGAAACTGGAACTTTGCGCCGGGTCTGGCGGTTGGAGCGCGCCGAAGGAAGGCCCGGCGTTGAAGCAAGGGTTGCCATCCGTGCAACTGTACGACCTGAGTTCGGATGTCGGGGAACAAAACAATGTGCAGGAGAAATATCCGGAAGTGGTGGAGCGCCTGACCCAACTTTTGAAAAAATACGTCGCCGATGGCCGCAGCACGCCCGGTGAACCACAAAAAAATACGGTCGAACCAAACATTTTCAAATCAGTCGCTCCGGCGGCGGCGGGTGGCAAGAAGAAGAAAAAGCAATAA
- a CDS encoding aldehyde dehydrogenase family protein — translation MNAEYPFLVDGQWRQSARSLEVTSPYDGEVAGITYQASPEDVEGAIQAATRAFEITKRLPTHNRAEILEKTVAGLKSRREEIARVIALEAGKPMKNARGEVTRAIATFTDAVEECKRLRGEWLPLDLDAASEGRHGLVRRFPLGPVAAITPFNFPLNLVSHKVAPALACGCSLVLKPATKTPLTALLLARIVTEAGAPPGMLNVLPCASRDAQPLITDDRLKLLTFTGSAPVGWGLKALAGKKRVALELGGNAGVAVHSDADLDYAAQRCVMGGFAYAGQACISVQRIYVHRPVFDAFAAKLVALTARLKLGNPLDEATDVGPMISLEEAQRAQKWVQEAVAQGAKILLGGGRDGLIMHPTILTSTRPAMRVCCQELFAPVVTLEPYDDFRQAVHAINDSAYGLQAGIFTRDVQAIFSAFEELEVGGLLMNDVPTWRSDPMPYGGMKDSGNGREGVRYAMEEMTERKILVFHLTGNP, via the coding sequence ATGAACGCTGAATATCCATTCCTGGTGGACGGCCAGTGGCGGCAGAGCGCCCGGTCGCTTGAAGTTACGTCACCCTACGATGGCGAAGTGGCGGGGATTACCTACCAGGCCTCCCCGGAGGATGTGGAAGGCGCCATCCAGGCCGCCACGCGCGCGTTTGAAATCACCAAACGGCTCCCCACCCATAATCGGGCGGAGATCCTCGAAAAAACGGTTGCCGGCTTGAAGTCGCGCCGCGAGGAAATCGCACGCGTAATCGCGCTGGAGGCTGGCAAACCCATGAAGAACGCGCGCGGCGAAGTGACGCGCGCCATCGCCACCTTCACCGATGCAGTCGAGGAGTGCAAACGCCTGCGGGGCGAGTGGCTGCCGCTGGATTTGGATGCAGCCTCCGAGGGACGGCATGGGTTGGTCCGGCGGTTTCCACTGGGGCCGGTGGCGGCGATCACGCCTTTTAACTTTCCGCTCAACCTGGTGTCTCACAAAGTGGCTCCGGCCCTGGCGTGCGGCTGTTCGCTCGTGCTCAAGCCGGCCACCAAGACGCCACTCACAGCTTTACTGCTTGCGCGGATCGTCACCGAGGCGGGCGCGCCGCCGGGAATGTTGAATGTGCTGCCGTGCGCCTCCCGCGACGCGCAACCGCTCATCACCGATGATCGGTTGAAACTGCTCACCTTTACCGGCAGTGCCCCCGTAGGTTGGGGCTTGAAGGCGCTGGCTGGCAAGAAGCGGGTGGCGTTGGAACTGGGTGGCAACGCCGGCGTGGCGGTGCATTCGGACGCGGACCTGGATTACGCCGCCCAACGCTGTGTCATGGGCGGCTTTGCGTATGCCGGGCAAGCCTGTATTTCCGTCCAGCGCATCTATGTGCATCGTCCGGTGTTCGACGCGTTTGCCGCAAAGTTGGTCGCGCTGACCGCCCGCCTGAAGTTGGGCAATCCGCTTGATGAGGCCACCGACGTGGGCCCGATGATCTCGCTGGAGGAAGCGCAGCGCGCCCAAAAATGGGTGCAAGAGGCCGTGGCGCAGGGTGCGAAGATTCTGCTGGGCGGCGGGCGGGACGGATTGATCATGCATCCGACCATCCTCACCAGCACGCGCCCTGCCATGCGGGTCTGCTGCCAGGAATTGTTTGCGCCGGTGGTCACCTTGGAACCGTATGACGATTTCCGGCAGGCTGTCCACGCCATCAACGACTCCGCGTATGGCTTGCAGGCGGGCATCTTCACGCGCGACGTGCAGGCGATTTTTTCCGCGTTTGAGGAATTGGAAGTGGGCGGCTTGCTGATGAACGATGTGCCCACCTGGCGCTCCGATCCCATGCCGTACGGTGGGATGAAGGATTCCGGCAACGGACGGGAAGGCGTGCGCTATGCCATGGAAGAAATGACCGAACGAAAAATCCTGGTGTTTCACCTGACCGGCAACCCCTGA
- a CDS encoding uroporphyrinogen decarboxylase family protein, with protein sequence MTSRERILTTLAHREPDRIPVDLSGHRSSGIAALAYYGLRQYLGLPQKPLRIYDPVQQLAIVDEDVLQRFGVDTIELGRAFALEDRHWAEWVLPDGTPCLMPVWAKPERQGADWIIRSASGRSIARMPEGCLYFEQEYYPFAEQDDFARLEEAFAECMWTAVASPPGPLVSGPGGTDALAEGARRLRVQTNRAIIALFGGNLLELGQMFYRNDNFFLLLAGAPGRAHAFLDRLVERHLANLERFLAAVGPHIDILLFGDDLGMQNGPQISPKMYREFFFPRQQRMWRRVKELADVKIMLHCCGGVRELLPGLIEAGLDTINPVQITCRGMDPAELKREFGHALTFWGGGCDTRDVLMRGTPAHIRDHVRRMMDIWRPGGGYVFQQVHNLMADVPPQNIVAMFDAVNGKA encoded by the coding sequence ATGACTTCCCGCGAACGCATTTTGACCACGCTGGCGCACCGCGAGCCAGACCGCATTCCGGTGGACCTTTCCGGGCATCGCTCCTCGGGCATTGCCGCGCTGGCCTATTACGGTTTGCGCCAATACCTGGGCCTGCCCCAGAAACCGTTGCGCATCTACGATCCCGTACAACAACTCGCCATCGTGGATGAGGATGTCTTGCAGCGGTTCGGCGTGGATACCATTGAATTGGGGCGCGCGTTTGCGCTCGAAGACCGTCACTGGGCCGAATGGGTGTTGCCGGATGGCACGCCCTGCCTGATGCCGGTCTGGGCTAAGCCGGAACGCCAGGGGGCGGATTGGATCATCCGCTCCGCCAGTGGGCGCAGCATCGCCCGCATGCCGGAAGGCTGCCTCTACTTCGAGCAGGAATACTATCCCTTCGCTGAACAGGATGATTTCGCGCGACTCGAAGAGGCCTTCGCGGAATGCATGTGGACGGCGGTGGCCTCGCCGCCTGGGCCGCTCGTGTCCGGGCCGGGCGGAACGGATGCCTTGGCGGAAGGCGCGCGCCGGTTGCGCGTCCAGACGAATCGCGCCATCATTGCGCTCTTTGGCGGCAACCTGCTGGAACTCGGCCAGATGTTTTACCGCAACGACAACTTCTTCCTGCTCCTGGCGGGTGCCCCTGGTCGCGCTCACGCATTTCTCGACCGCCTGGTGGAACGGCACCTGGCCAACCTCGAACGATTCCTCGCGGCAGTGGGGCCGCACATTGACATCCTCCTCTTCGGGGATGATCTGGGCATGCAAAATGGACCCCAGATTTCGCCGAAGATGTACCGCGAATTCTTTTTCCCGCGCCAGCAGCGCATGTGGCGGCGGGTCAAGGAACTCGCGGATGTGAAGATCATGCTGCACTGCTGCGGGGGGGTGCGGGAACTTTTGCCCGGTCTGATCGAGGCTGGCCTGGACACCATCAACCCGGTGCAGATCACCTGCCGCGGCATGGACCCGGCGGAACTGAAGCGCGAGTTTGGCCACGCCCTGACCTTCTGGGGCGGCGGATGCGACACGCGCGACGTGCTGATGCGCGGCACCCCCGCGCACATCCGCGATCACGTCCGGCGCATGATGGACATCTGGCGCCCCGGCGGCGGCTACGTCTTCCAACAAGTCCACAACCTCATGGCCGACGTTCCGCCACAAAATATCGTCGCCATGTTCGATGCTGTGAATGGGAAAGCGTAA
- the purN gene encoding phosphoribosylglycinamide formyltransferase: protein MNSRDMFRLGVLGSGKGSNFVAIADACAAQQVPAQVALVLSDVENAGILTHARQRGIPATYAPPGKFRTKLDEETEAAYIRQLNDAGVELVVLAGFMRILKGAFLKAFAGRVINIHPSLLPSFPGLEAWKQALDYGVKVTGCTVHFVDQGVDTGPVIGQQAVPVLDGDTYATLHERIQVAERELYPRCVAALARKEYRIEGRSVQGLKPTL from the coding sequence ATGAATTCGCGTGATATGTTTCGTCTCGGAGTGCTGGGGTCCGGCAAAGGCTCCAATTTTGTCGCCATTGCGGACGCATGCGCCGCGCAGCAAGTCCCGGCGCAGGTGGCGCTGGTGCTGAGCGATGTGGAAAACGCCGGCATCCTGACCCACGCCCGGCAGCGCGGCATCCCCGCCACCTATGCGCCACCCGGAAAATTTCGCACCAAGCTGGATGAGGAAACCGAGGCGGCGTACATCCGCCAGTTGAACGATGCGGGCGTGGAATTGGTGGTGCTCGCCGGGTTCATGCGCATTCTCAAAGGCGCATTCTTGAAAGCCTTCGCGGGGCGGGTGATTAATATTCACCCGTCGCTGCTCCCCTCCTTTCCGGGATTGGAAGCGTGGAAACAGGCGCTGGATTACGGCGTGAAGGTGACCGGATGCACCGTGCATTTTGTGGATCAAGGCGTGGATACCGGGCCCGTGATCGGGCAGCAAGCGGTGCCGGTGCTGGACGGCGACACCTACGCCACGCTGCACGAACGCATCCAGGTTGCCGAGCGAGAACTCTACCCGCGCTGCGTCGCTGCCCTGGCGCGCAAGGAATATCGGATCGAAGGAAGATCTGTGCAGGGACTGAAACCGACGTTGTGA